The DNA sequence TTATCAGCCTGAACCTGCCGCCGTTCCGTATAACGCATGGTTACCTACTCCGCCGCCGCTTGCTGACTTTCACCACTCTTTTGTACCTACTGGCCGCGCTGGCGGCGGGCGTATCCGTCTGGCTGCTGTGGCGCTACCGGCAGGAGCGGCAGTACCGGCGGCAGCCCTACGTGGCAGCCTCGGAAACGGGCTGGGCCGCACAGCAGCCGGCCCCCGACAGCCCGCTGCGCCACCGCATGGCCCTGGTCGGCGACCTGGGCGCGGTGGCCACCGACGGCTCCGACCCGGTGCTGAGCCTGCTGCAAAGCTGGCTCCGGGCGGCCGGCGAGGCCAGCAGCGTCGTGGTGCTCGGCGACAACGTCTACCCCACCGGTATTCCGGCGCCCACCCACCCGGGCCGGGCCGCCGCCGAGCAGCGGCTCGACGTGCAGCTGGACGCTTTCCGGACCTACGCCGGCCGGGTGATTTTCCTCAGCGGCAACCACGACTGGAACAAGGGCCGCCCGGACGGCTACCAATATTTGCTGCGGCAGGAAGCCTACGTGCTCGACCACCTGCCCGGGGCCCTGTACCTGCCGGCCAAAGGCTGCCCCGGCCCCGTAACGCTGCAATTAGCCGAAGGCCTGCTGCTGGTGGTGCTCAATACGCAGTGGTGGGTGCAAAACGGCCCCCGACCGCTGGGCCCCGAGTTTGGCTGCACGGCCACGTCGGCCAAGGAGCCTTTTCAGCAGCTGCAGGAAATTCTGGAGCTCAACCGGCACCAGCAGGTGGTGGTGGCCGGGCACCACCCGCTGTATTCCAACGCCATGCACGGGGGCAAGTTCACGACCAAGCAGCACCTGTTTCCGCTGACGGCCGCCCACAAAAAGGCCTACCTGCCCCTGCCCCTGCTGGGCTCCCTGTTTCCGGTGTACCGCCAGCTGGTGGGTGCCGAAGAAGACATGGCCCACCCACCCTACCGCAAGATGCGCCGCCGCCTGCTGCGCGTGCTGCACCAGTTTCCGGGCGTCATCTACGCCGCCGGCCACGACCACAACCTGCAGTATTTTCACTACCGTCAGGGGCATTACCTGGTCAGCGGGTCGGGCAGCAAAACGGCTTTCGTGCAGCACGGCGGCAAAGCGACTTTCGTGCACGAGCACAAGGGCTTTTTCGGGCTGGAGTTTTACCAGAACGGCGACGTCTGGCTGCGCACCTTCGAGGCCGGGGCCACGGCCGAAGCCGGGCCGGGCGCGGAGGTGTTCCGCAAGCAGCTGGTCGGTAGCCCCGGCGGCCGTGCGGCTACGCCGACGGCAGCAGCACCCGCAAGCTCCGCGGCCGAATAGTGACTTCCACCGGCACATCCATTTCCTGGGGCTCCCCATCAACCTGCACCAGCACCCGCGCCTGACCGGGCACTTCTACCCGGGCCTGCCGGCAGCGCAGCCGCCGGGTATACACCGATTCGTCGAAATTCTCGGTGTAGAGCTGGTAGAGAATACCCAGGGCGGCCGTGCCGGGAAAGGGCTCAATCAGGCAGATTTCAAACTCCCCGTCGTCGAGCTGGCTGTCCG is a window from the Hymenobacter aquaticus genome containing:
- a CDS encoding metallophosphoesterase, whose translation is MLTFTTLLYLLAALAAGVSVWLLWRYRQERQYRRQPYVAASETGWAAQQPAPDSPLRHRMALVGDLGAVATDGSDPVLSLLQSWLRAAGEASSVVVLGDNVYPTGIPAPTHPGRAAAEQRLDVQLDAFRTYAGRVIFLSGNHDWNKGRPDGYQYLLRQEAYVLDHLPGALYLPAKGCPGPVTLQLAEGLLLVVLNTQWWVQNGPRPLGPEFGCTATSAKEPFQQLQEILELNRHQQVVVAGHHPLYSNAMHGGKFTTKQHLFPLTAAHKKAYLPLPLLGSLFPVYRQLVGAEEDMAHPPYRKMRRRLLRVLHQFPGVIYAAGHDHNLQYFHYRQGHYLVSGSGSKTAFVQHGGKATFVHEHKGFFGLEFYQNGDVWLRTFEAGATAEAGPGAEVFRKQLVGSPGGRAATPTAAAPASSAAE